ACGCATCACTGGTGTCATATAAAATTGCCGTCATAATATCAATGTTCAGCACAGAGGTGCAATTATTGTATGCCACTAGCGTTGTGACACACCGCTGCGTTTAATGACGACGACCTATAGGCGTAGGCGAGCATCATATTTACGAATATTGATAGCTTCCCGCTTAAGTAGAGGCGAGCTTGTCAATTCTTAGCCTAGCATTCGACCAGCCGATCATTATTGATGCATTTAAGCATTCAAGCAAGATACATTTAAGGGTTTTTGACGGAAAGCGGAAAGAAGGTGTAATAATATATTTCTATCGAGTGTCACATCGGTTAAAAGCTAGTTAACTGCATATTCAAAATGCGTAGTGGTCGTTATATTTAACCTTTTGTCATTGTTTTTttcgtgcacccaatgcactgtgAGATATAACACTACCGCAGTTCAAGCGTCACAGATTATGGCACGCACGCTTCAATGCAGAACGAACACGTGTTGCGTACAGCTCCTGCGCGAAGGCGGCACCAACGCGAATGGCGAGGTGTGGTAATGGTAGGGCTAGAAACGGCTAGATTATTAAGCGGAATTAAATAACATAAATATAGCTAGCGATTAAAATAATTTGTAACGTCAGTGAAAGAAGTCAGAATTCAAAATGTCACAAATAAACTTCACATTGAATAACATGTATCCGTATAAGGATACGGCAACCAGTGATCCAAAACGAGAAagccctggggcgctataacgtaaaatgattccaaactgttttgattccaaattcctaacgtcaaatttacgtaaccaccgacgcaagcatcgggcggtgacccgcagcgttgtctgaacaacccaatcaaacactctcctcgtttataggaggccacctttgttcactttcaaaaccaataacattgtctacactcagcggtttttcttatctaattggctgacaagaggcgaggagcacgctctagtggagagggtttcgatggggccgagccagcacagtgaaaatagataaccgcatgaagagggtggtgccggcttctccgattgatccgcttcgccttacttagcttgcggtggctggtcgaaaatcgcggcggcgtgcaacgtaAAGATAAGAATGCCGccaaaacggatcctcagcaaggaagagttggcagagcgatgtatgcatgccgaaagagttcgataacgttttactgccacgcaaaaaggtctatcatgcgcaaataaatacatgctcaccggcaggttcGAGTAGCGAggacctgagcgatcggcgggaggccatcttctattcatttcggaaccgggcagtctgtggctattcagaaaatttttcagttttgttctgcatattaatgcatttttttagcgtacgcgtcactttgacgtggtgagttttcgcggtttgtgaggtcgcgtgacagacaggcgaagtgggcgtagccagaaaacattgcaccaatagcagagggctaatggtgaaaaggcgtcgaatcaggaatgattatttttcttttgtgcggtttaatcatgcatagtcagtgtgtacacgttataccagatggggagctatcgcggttttcgtgacgtccggtgacagacaggcgaagttgggagtggcccgaaatgttttgaccaatcgtggaggctgattgcagaaattggaatcaaaacagtttggaatcattttacgttctTGCGCCTCTGGTTTAAAATAGTGTGAAGTTCTTGTTTATAAAATTTTGGGGTCTTACGCGCCTAATgccaggatatgattatgaggcacgctttaTTAGGggcctccagattaattttgacgacctggggttctttagcgtttCAGTGGGTTTCAGCACCACTTAAAATGTAGCAAGACAGCGACGTCGATTAGACCCGGGCCCGGACGTCTGACTCGTTCGTCATCTTTCAGCAACTGAGCGATAAGAGCTCGTGGCTCGTGCTCCGCGCCCCTTCTTCTTCTATTTGCAACACGCCCAAGCACGGTGCACGGCCGCTTttacattttgcctccatcgaaatgcggtcgccgtgacctggaatcgaacccgcgacctcgtgcttagcagatcgacgccatagccacaaagcaaccacaGCTTGCAATGGGGGCGAACAAAAGCGCGATGTGTTAGAGCAATCTGACGTCACCGCATCACTTGCTAGCCATATTTTCATTGCATGTCATTTCATTTACTGTGCCTTAAATACCCGAGGGCGTTACATGAGGGGGCATACATCGAAGTGTTTAACTCAACTTACCCAAAGAAATAGCAATAGTAAACAAAAcaagcaataaaaataaaacacaacGGTAAATGACACTCACTAAAATGAAGACAATGGTACAACTATAATTTGCGGTTTCATAGGCTCTAATAATGACTTTAAAAACAGACGTTATGACGGGAATGTATCTTGAGATGGATGGTTAGTTTTTTGCGAAACCTTGTTCGGTCCGAGCGTCAAGCTACGTTGTCAGGAAGTGCGTCTTGCCAGTCTGACGGCTGTCAATTTAATATTTATTTCTTCCTATTTGCAGAGCCCTTTCTTTCCTCGCGTGATCtacagtgggtatgcgccagcCACAGTtaatcatcatcgtcgtcatcaatCGTTCGAGGGCAGCAGCAGTAGTCGCAGCTGTATCTAGCAGATATGCCTAGGCGAACAGGCGGCAGCCGCGCTCGTTCTCTGGCCTCGACGCCTTCCAAAGAGGGCCCTATGGACGCTCAGCAGCGGGAAAGGAGGCTCAAGACCAACTGCAAGCGTGAGCCCGTCGCAGGCCTTCTGGATATCGGCACCGTGCTCGAgatgcgcaagatgctttccatCTCCGGTTTGCAGCCATGCCCCGTATTCGTCTACTCCACCAAGTACCGGCTTTCGCGCAACCGTTGGCTCTGGGAGTACGCCAGCTACAAGGGCTACTTCATACATAAGGCAGCGGGTCGCGAGTCCGTGCTTCGCCCGGTCCTTGGGCTGCACAACAGCATCACGGATGTGACAAGTGATTTGATAGTTATTGGCTATAGCCAGAGGCAGCCAACGATCACGGTAAGGTCGCGACGGCATGCGGTGGCTTACTGCCGCATGGCACGCCAGACCTGGCTGCAGCACAAGATGCCGAAGAGGCCTCTAGAAAACTGCCGACTGCGCAGAGGGACCGGAGTCGGATTCGAGCTTCCAGGCGTCGACGAGAAGCACGTCAAGGACGTCATGTCGCTATCCATGGAGGCCTTTCAGCAGCCTCATGACAACGTCGCGTTTCCTGTTTTGTCCGGCCTTAGCCAGCACAGCAGCGACTCTGCGTTCTTCCTGAAGAAGATGCAGGTGCTGAAAAACAAGTGCAGCGGCACAGTGAACGATACAGAATCAGAGTCGAAAGAACGTCAGCTCGTGATTCCGATCCAGTCATGGCCTTGGACAAAACTTGGATGGGCGACGGCACCTTACACAGCCCATGAAGATGACGTGAATTTTGGCAGCGAAGCCCTGGTCGCCCAAAGGCGGGAACTTCACACCTCAGAAGACGTCTCGGTCTGCTTGCTGTATCGTCTTGTCCTGGTGACACACAACATCCTGCAGTACCTTGTCACCATCAGTGTTGGCAGGTCGACGACAGTGAAAGAGAGGGCCGACGAAGCCTTGGTCGTCTCTATCCGGCAGCAGATGACCGACAGCGTGCTGGAAATGTTCCTCGACCCATGTACACAAGTTGTGGACGCGCTGTTTGAAGCAGTGATGTGCCGAGCCGCCACATTGGTTGTCAAAGGGTGCACATCTAAGCACCTGCGCGTGAGAACGCTACAACAGTGCCGTCTGGGTAGCGCCGTCGCATCCTGGCAACTGTCGACACTGCTCCTGACAAGCGTGGGCGAGGCTTTCACCGAGGCCATTCTCACGGAGGTCGGGCACGATGAGCAGACTCGCAGGTACTGCAGCGACTGCTTGAGCCTGATTCCACGGTTCAAGGATGACTGCCTGTACCAGATGTTCCAGGCACTCTCACTGCGCCATCGGAAGGTCTCAATGCTGAAGGCAGCGCAGAACACCGAGCCTGTTGATCCCGTGACCTGTTCGGCCGTGACAATGCTCACGAAAATGAGCATCACCTACGCACTGCACCTATTTCGGACGCAGAAGGTGCTGCCAAAACATGTCTACTTGCACGAGGAAGACCTTGAGGATGACTTCTCAAGTTTTCTGATGTGCCTGAATGGTCTGTTCACCGTGGCCGTGCCCCAACCTCCTACCTCAGTGCACAAACTGACAGACGGTCGGCTCAGGGCATTCATGATGAATATGCTCGTGGCCTACTACAAGGAGGTGGTCGAGCCTTCTGCCTGCGAATCGCAGCAGACGACAGCCTTTGACTAACAACACAAGGCGGTGGCCCCTAGCAGCCGGACGTGAATACACTGGACGGACTTGCATACCGGAGTTACTGTATCAGCAGCGTTGTTCATCGCGCATGGGACACCTTGTCGTGTTTTTGCTGTCAACTGAGAAATGTGGATGGTCATGTTTAACGTGAGCCTTTTTTCCCTGTGTTTAAATGCCACCAGAATCTACAAACATAACAGGACAACGACTGCTGGTTTTAGTTTCAAACTTTTCCATCAAGACTTTTCAAACGGAAGGCACACATACTTTTGTTTCCACAAGACAGCTTTATATGAAGAGGTAGAAGCGCCTCAATAAAGTGACCGCGTGCCGAAATATGCAGTTGTTTCCTTTCATATTTGTTATTATTCGATGTGGCATAACAATGTTTGACTTCAACTTAGTGACTTCGTCAACATTGTGTAAAAATTTGTAAAACTCATGCTGCTACCGCATGTGCTTGAACAACCGAAGGGAGGCTGGGCCTTTGTCAGGTGTTGCAAAACACCTTCAGCCCAATCTTCCTCGGTCTGCAGTGTATACTGTGAACCGAAATAAAAACGTTTGTTGTTGTATAGTCAACCACCATTTTCTAAAATAGGAATGCGTCGCATAAGGTATTAAAAAAAGTGAGACATACAGTCTATATTTTACTGCTGCCGAGCAGACGTGGAGTTCAACAATACTCTCGTTCGAAAAAATACGCTGCGCTCTCTTAACCACATCGATGATTTACTTTAATGGAGGCACACTTATGCAGCATGGCCTCTCCGGGACGGCGAGAAGGAGTCATctccttccatgccaattttttTGTCTCCGGATCACGCCAATAGATGATCAAGCATCCATTCACTGTATTAGGACATGCGAAGAAGAGGTCTTCATACAGTTTATATTGGAGTCCTTAAAACCTTCAGTCTAGCGCTAGGAGAGGCGGAATCCTGCAGTATTTAAAGGCAGAGCTGGCTGGAGCAGTGGGGGCGGTCAACTGTTCAGTTGCTCTATTCGCTCCTGCCGGAGAAACTTCACTTGTGCAGCTGGAATCTTCCACTTCGCTTACCTAAGAAGCAGTGACTACGTTTAAAAGCTATTTACATCCTTATAGCTCCATAACACCTCGTTGATGACTGAAACTTTGGCACCTCCTCCTATACAGCATTTCCCGTCAGTGGTTCTACGGAACTCTCGTACTCACTTGCATCAATATAGTCACCCGGGTGCTCATCCTAGCTCTCGGAACCTTTTTAATTTGTCTTATTTTGCCTTCCACTCCTTAAATCCCCCTCCTTAGTTTTTCTTTCCCTGCCACTTCCGCAACATAGTATGTTTTCTCTAGGCGAGAAAATTGGCTTTTCTTTGCAGATACTTCAAAGTAAACTCCGCTCTGATTTCACTTGGATTATTTAGTATGATATTGGCGACGGTGGCTACAGGTGgatagttttctttctttttttttttgttacactaTATTAAATTTTTATAAAGAGCCTATGAGTGATCGTGGAGATTTTGCAGATCAGTTCCTCGGCGAAATGGACAAACTTTACCGCTAATGACGTGAGTTTCAGACGAAAAATAATTTAATGAATTACTTGTTTTAGGACCTTGGGTGCAGTTCAAATAAAACATTTAGAAGAAGTCACACTTTATTACAAGCCCATTTTTTAACTTTGAAAATCGCACCTTATTCAAGCAATTTGTCATCAAATTTCAACGCTCAATTCAGGCAATATTGAAACCGAGCACGCCGGGATTGCAGAGAAGGTGGCGCCGCTATCATATCCGACGCGATAACGCCCCGTGAAGAAGAGCGCAACGGAGGCATTAACAGAgggcaaacaagcaagcaaataaGCAAACGTCGCGGTTAGTCGCGGTAGGTACTGATACAGCACGCTTGGTCTGGCAAGCATCTGCCGCTACGTGCCGAATTACGATTTTCCGCGACATGCCATCATTCAAATTCGGTCACACAACACGACACGAGGCGTTTCCGCCTGACGTATCCACGGGGCACcctcggtttcgatattgcccGCACTGAGCGTTGAAATTCGAAGCTGAATAGCTCGAATTAAGTGCGATTTTCaagattaaaaataaaaaagtaggGGTGTATTAAAATGCCAATGCCTCCAAATATGCCATATATACACAACTGCCCCCAAGGTCCTACTAAAAGTTAATTAATAAATTTGTGTTAAATCcttgacatagtaaaagcagcggaagaattctatactgacctgtacagtccccagagtagccaaactactttcattataagtaatgatgaacaggatacagaggctccttctataactagtgatgaagttagaagggccttgcaaaacatgaccaggagaaaagctgctggagaagatggaataaaagtcgatttaatcaacgatggaggagatatcatgcttgaaaagcttgcggccctttataggcaatgcctcacaacttcaagtgtaccagagagctggaagaacgccaacattatactaatccataagaagagagacgttaaagaattgaagaattatagacccattagcttgctttcagtattgtataaaatattcaaaaagataatttccaatagaatcagggcaacacttcagtcagccaagagaacaggctggcttcaggaagagatattctacgatggatcatatccatgtcatcaatcaggtaatcgagaaatctgcggagtacaatcaacctctctatatgactttcatagattatgacaaggcatttgattccgtagagataccagcagtcatagaggcattgcgtaatcaagagatacagcaggcatacgtgaatatcttaccaaacatctacaaggattccacagctaccttggttctccacaagaaaagtagaaagttacctataaaaaaaggcgtcaggcaaggagacacaatctctcccatgctattcactgcatgcttagaagaagtattcaagctctcagactgggaaggcttagcagtgaggatcaacggcgaatatctcagcaaccttcggtttgcagatgacattgtcctattcagcaacaatggggacgaattacaacaaatgattgaggacctttaccgagaaagtgtaagagtggggttgaagattaatatgcagaagacaaagataatgttcaatagcctggcaaggaaacaagaattcaggatcgccagtcagcctctagagtctgtaaaggagtacgtctatCTATGTCACCTAGTACGTCTATCTATGTACGTCTATTTAGGTcagggggaccctgatcacgagaaggaaatttacagaagaataaaattgggttggagtgcatacggcaggcattaccaaatcctgactgggagcttaccactgtggttgaaaggaaaagtgtacaatcattgcattctaccggtgctaacatgtggggcagaaacttggaggttaaataaataaataaataaataaataaataaataaataaataaataaataaataaataaataaataaataaataaataaaacatagaCTTGAATTTTCCATTCCGCTTCCACCACGGCTTGTACGCCGGGGTCATCTGGCCCTACGAGCGCACAAGGCCTTCACCCAGCCACGTCGAAGTTTGCCTGATGGCCTGGCGTCTCCCGACAACGACGTCGGCAGGAACCGTGCGAGAAAGACTGTAGGGTTTCGGAGGTGCGGGCTTGACGGGCGCCTGCACTCGGCCTCGCAGAGACCTTCACCCAGATCAACGTAGTGCCCGACGACCTGTGGCGTCTCTACCGGCTGTGAGGTGGCGTTCCAACGACCAGACAGCTGCAGGACTTGGATATTCTTGAGCGTCTGACAACGTCGCGCTTCTGTCTTCACTGTGCGGACTTCTGATCAGGAAAAACCTCTAAACGGCGAACTTTTGCCTCAGATTTTTCGTTAAGAATAATTCTGACTTTGACATTGGTACTTTCAATGTATCGCTCTGGCGTTAAACCCAAGAGGTTTTGTTTAAGCCGGTGAAGTTTCTTGCGTTGCCTATTTGTAAGTGAGTTGCCATTGAGGTTTTCCCAACTTACCACAACCACGCTACTCAGAAGTGTTCGTTCTTTGTTGTGTGTTTATTGTGCGTGATCAGTTGCAGCTAGCTTCGTTTCTCTCTGGCACCGAGGCAGAGCCTCGGCTACTAAATAAGACTCGAGTCACTCGTTACAAATGGCGTCGGCGACAGGACAAAGCCAGCTGTAATTTTAACTAAAATATTTGCAAAGCTACAACTGGTAGCCGAGTCAATAAGAATGCCATTGAGTTAGCCCAAATGGGAGTTAGCTTGGGACTCACGGGAGCGGAACTCAAATAATGAGTTCAGAAGGAGCTGACAGCGATCGAAGAAGAAAGGATTATGGAAGAATCGTTTACAAAAGAGCCGAAAGAGAGGCGACCAAACAGCCGTCTTCCTGATTCAACTCTCGACGTGACCCTTTCCGCCCCCTTGTCTTTCCTATTTGTCAAATAaagtttttcaatcaatcaatcttctcctttcctttttctctcttcTATGTGAGATACTGTGGTTCTTGCCACCTGGtgatttgttttgcttttttattttattttatttttttattgtggcGCTCGGCACGCTCACGCCATTCTCACGCGGCACTTCGTCATTGTCGTCTTCTTCATCGCGCACGAAGCTCGCGCGGCGCTCCAGTCTCGCAATTGTCCTCAACCACGCACGGGGCGATGACCGGACCACGATGACCTTGCGCACATCATAAAACCTACAATTTGCACGAGATATGCTGAGTTTGGGTGTGAATATCTGCTTGTGAGCTAACACACCGCATGGGCGCAAGCAAGAAAACAAACGTCATTCAAGCGTTTGTGGGTTACTCGAGTTTCATCTCAGTCGAGCTACGCGTTATGAAGGCAGCGCAGCGGCTCCTAGGCAGAGGGGGCGTAGCTGGCCACTGAAGGGATACACACTGCTTTGTGTGCACAGATCATAACCTCAAGGGACATGTTAAACCAAATTCTTCACTGGTGGAGCTTACTTAATTGCACTTTGGCGCCAGCGTCATGACTTTATTGCTGCGTCGCCATTTCTCGCTGCAGACAAGACCGTTGTAACCAGCACTCACACCATCGTATGCCTTTGCAAAAGCCAGCAACCACGCAAACGGATTCTCTGAGACTCTTTTTCGTGCTCGCCTGACTTAAACTATGGGCGTCATAATTGCTTTTGTTAGATTTTTTTCCTTGGTCGTATACACGCAAAGGGTAGGTGTGTAAACTATAGCGACCTTAATTAAGACTTCGTCACACTTACCGTGCGTTCAACTTGCAAAATAGTTGACCTACTAAGAGCTATAAACCAAAATTGTTCGTTTAGCAGGCTACGCTGTGGTTAATTTTGTTCTTCCTtattttctttctcctttatcgCGTTTGTTTTGTTTATCTCATGCATTCCTTAATGTTTGCAGTTTGTTTTAGAATATTGAGATAGCCAGCACTTAGGTGGCCTATTTTTCCACTGCTCATTTTTTTAATAAACAACAAAATTGTTCGTCAGCCCGGTAGCAGTAATCTATAGAAGACGGCTCAACGAAACCTCGCATAAAGTAATGTTTTGGATGCAAACCTTTCAAATTTACCCCAAACTGCTTATGTCTTCACTCTGGTGGGTCCAAACGACAAAATAATACCGCTCCACCGCACTAAGTATCGACGAAGAGGTCGCTGGATTGCGTCCGTTATAATCTGTACATCGACCTGTGTTACGCTACCATAGAGTCGGCTGTGTTCAGTATAGAACAGAGATGAGAAATACAGGCAAGCGGTGTAAGATCGGTAATTACAGAGATAGGCAGACTAACAACTGGGTACGGATTAAATGAATGCGAGCTGGTTCAGCTGTAAAAAATTATTTTACAAAAAAGCGGATCACTACTTTGTACGCAAAGGCGCTGTTTCAAACAATGGACATCGCGAATGAGGTTTGTAATTACAGCTACAGGCTAACGAACTCGTGAAGAAGAGCTTTTCCAAGGACCACTTGGTCCATCATTATAGAGGTTCAATTGCTGCGCAAAGACACAGGGCGAAATccgaagtaaagaaaaaagaaagaaagaaaaactttaACGGACCGGAGCGAACGCAAGACCTCCCTTCCGTCGCGCTCGGTCCTGCCTAATCATGCCCCGGGGTGGCTCGCTGGCTGGGGTGCAGTTGAGCGTTAGGTCGCGGGTTCAGTTCTAGATGGCGGGGACGGAATGAAAACACAAACAGTACCAGATGAGTGCCGACCTAAGGTTAATCCGGAACACTCCACTAAGGCGTATCTAGATTATATAGCCCCATGTGTTACTTTGGAATGTCAAGATCAATCAATAAGTCAAGCTTGTTCGTGTTTCCCTACATTGGTCTCTTGTGCCTTCGCGCAAACTGTTTAATGCTCATGACTGTTGAAGTGTTGTAAATGAGTTGCATATATTTGCTGTGGAGCATTGTGATTGGTATTAATGCGGCCTATACCTATAGCGCGGGCACGTCAAGTATGCTTTGCGCAAATGGGAAAGGCAGCTACGACGCACGGCTAGCGTAAATGCGGTCTTCGCTTCTATGCGAAATTGAAACTGACAGGACCGGCGCAAGCTTTCAACCGCTCGGCCTTGGCAGAACCCGTCACGATGCCTTGATAAAAGAAACAAAGATATGGTTACAATAACAGCGGTATTACGGCATTAAATGAGTAATGACTAACTGGTGCGGGAATAGCAAGTTTTAAAAATAAAATCCAATACGCTTGTAGTCGATAAAAAAAGAGCTGGCTTCGAATGTCGGATCTAATGCTGAACCAGATCTGTACACGTTACAGGAAAAAAAGTAACTGATTACAATTATAATTACTTatttcaaaaatgtaattgattacggTTACCAAATTCCTACCCCACAAAAGTAAGTGAGCAATTTCTAAAACGTAATTCATTACTTTAACGTTACTTTCCTCCGTACTTTTATTAGCCTTGCCCAAGTGCAGTATACAGTGGAACGATCGGGCCAGGCTCTTTCAATGCATCTTCTGCAACCCCTTCACATATTATTTACCTGCACAAGAATTGCTTTTCAAATTATCATTCGGTAATTTTACCTCGATTTCTTGTGAAGACAATTAGggttgtgtatgtgtgtgcattaATTAGCATATTGAAGCTGCATATTTTCAGCCCTATAATACTGTTGGTGGGCTACAATCACAAAAATACATGATATTACGTACAAGAGTGACGTAATAT
The DNA window shown above is from Dermacentor silvarum isolate Dsil-2018 chromosome 1, BIME_Dsil_1.4, whole genome shotgun sequence and carries:
- the LOC125944688 gene encoding uncharacterized protein LOC125944688 — its product is MPRRTGGSRARSLASTPSKEGPMDAQQRERRLKTNCKREPVAGLLDIGTVLEMRKMLSISGLQPCPVFVYSTKYRLSRNRWLWEYASYKGYFIHKAAGRESVLRPVLGLHNSITDVTSDLIVIGYSQRQPTITVRSRRHAVAYCRMARQTWLQHKMPKRPLENCRLRRGTGVGFELPGVDEKHVKDVMSLSMEAFQQPHDNVAFPVLSGLSQHSSDSAFFLKKMQVLKNKCSGTVNDTESESKERQLVIPIQSWPWTKLGWATAPYTAHEDDVNFGSEALVAQRRELHTSEDVSVCLLYRLVLVTHNILQYLVTISVGRSTTVKERADEALVVSIRQQMTDSVLEMFLDPCTQVVDALFEAVMCRAATLVVKGCTSKHLRVRTLQQCRLGSAVASWQLSTLLLTSVGEAFTEAILTEVGHDEQTRRYCSDCLSLIPRFKDDCLYQMFQALSLRHRKVSMLKAAQNTEPVDPVTCSAVTMLTKMSITYALHLFRTQKVLPKHVYLHEEDLEDDFSSFLMCLNGLFTVAVPQPPTSVHKLTDGRLRAFMMNMLVAYYKEVVEPSACESQQTTAFD